DNA from Eulemur rufifrons isolate Redbay chromosome 4, OSU_ERuf_1, whole genome shotgun sequence:
AGTAGGAAATTTCAAACCTGGTGTGAATAGACAGAACCCTATGCAGCAGAAGAATTCAATAAAGGTAGCGCTGAAAGAATTTCTTAAGCAACCTACAACGAGAACTGGCGTGGTAATAGTGAAACATTCCATCATTTTAATGACTAAAAATCTTCTTACAATGcaaaatacttaaacatttaattcataaaacttacttttttccagaatttatttattcaacaaatatttttttagtgcCTACCAGATACCAACCACTGCACAAGGCACTGAGGATATGGTgttccaaaaaaagaaatattccctGTTCTTAGGTACTGCTAGAGTAGTCTGTAATATCTCAGTAAGGCCCTTAGTTTATGACCCAGAAATAACACAGTGCATATTTTAGCTTTGCAAAGAAGGGGTCTGGACTCTAAGGTTTCTTCcaattgtaaaataattgtttttctatgaTTCCAATGTAATTATTTCATCAAGCTTTTTATATAAATCACTTCACATCATtgtttcaaaggaataaaatgtattatattgcttttttaaaaatttgggatGACCATAATTCTATTGAGATAATTACAGTATATAAGTTGTGTGTCAGATACTAATATTAAAATTCCCAAAGATatgatatttcagttttctcttttaaaatatacttttacagATCATGTCGCCCGAAGATGAGCTGGACGGGTACGAGCCGGAGCCTCTCGGGAAGCGACCGGCTGTCCTGCCTTTGCTGGAGTTGGTCGGGGAGGCCAGTAACGGCTCCAGCACGGACGGGTCACTACCCTCGACGCCGCCcccagcagaggaggaggaggacgagttGTACCGGCAGTCGCTGGAGATTATCTCTCGGTACCTTCGGGAGCAGGCAACCGGCGCCAAGGACGCAAAGCCAGTGGGCAGGCCTGGGGCCGCCAGCAGGAAGGCGCTAGAGACCTTACGACGTGTCGGGGACGGTGTGCAGCGCAACCACGAGACGGCCTTCCAAGGCATGCTTCGGAAACTGGACATCAAAAACGAAGACGATGTCAAATCTTTGTCTCGAGTGATGGTCCATGTTTTCAGTGACGGCGTAACAAACTGGGGCAGGATTGTGACTCTAATTTCTTTTGGTGCCTTTGTGGCCAAACACTTGAAGAGCATAAACCAAGAAAGCTGCATCGAACCATTAGCAGAAAGTATCACAGACGTTCTTGTAAGGACAAAACGAGACTGGCTAGTCAAACAAAGAGGCTGGGATGGGTTTGTGGAGTTCTTCCATGTAGAGGACCTAGAAGGAGGCATCAGAAATGTGCTGCTGGCTTTTGCAGGTGTTGCTGGAGTAGGAGCTGGTTTGGCATATCTAATAAGATAGCCTTGTAAGTGCAATAATGGACTTTTAACCAACAACAGCCACCAGAACCACATACATCTGTGAAATCAAATGTATTTATGAACTTGGACTTAAAGCTGCCCAGGCTGTAACCTCCAAGAGTTCCACTCTAGCAACCTAGCCAGAAAAGCAAGTGGCAAGAGGATCATAGCTAACAAGAATAAATACATGGGAAAAGTAATCCCCCATGATTGAAGAGTCACTGTCTGAAAGAAGCAAAGTTCAGTTTCAGCAACAAACAAACTTTGGGAGCCTATGGAGGAGGACTTTTAGATTTAGTGAAGATAGTAGGGTGGAAAGACTTATTTCCTTGTTGAGAACAGGAGAGTGGCCAGTAGCCAGGCTAGTCatagaatttattaaatatgCCCACGAATTTCCTGTAGTGTTGAAAAGAGGAGCACTAACAATGCCAGTGGCCTGTATGAAATGGATTTAAGCTACAATAGAACTCAGACTACAAGCCTTAGTACTGTACAGCAGAGTGTGAAGGGAAGCTTTTCCTCTCTATTAACTTTCCCAGGTGTAATTCTTGAAGAATGGAAAGTCTAAGTATTCAGGACTTTTATACCTGTTCTACTTGGCTCTGTTTGaatgatttttagtttattaGCCTAGTAATGGCCAAGAATACTTGACTTAAGCCTGAATAATTAGTTACAAATATGGAATATCCtcaatttttaagacaaaaacaaCTTGTAAATGTATTTGTctgtaaaaattgtatatatttttacagaaaatctatttcttggaaaaataaaggGGGGAATATCgaatttaaattagtttttttcaTACCCTTTTGAACTTTGCAACTTCTGTAGTTAGGAACCTATTTCTTACAGCTTTTCTATGCTAAACGTTGTCCTGGTCAATTCTAGAGTGTATACAGAACTGATTCATGTAATTGTGTACAACCTGGCTGTCGTGGAACAAATCTGATTCATAACTATGCAGGCTTTAATTTTCCCATCTCATTTTGGTAAGTATTCCATAGATAGGTTTTTCTTTGAAAACCTGGGATTGAGAGGTTGGAGAATGGAAATTAATCTTTTCACTTTGTTATATGTAGGTTTTCAATAATTGGGTCAAAGAGGAGTTTTAAGGTTGGGGGGACTGGTGACTTACAAATAATGGGCTCTGATTGGGCAACTACTTATTTGAATTCCTTTCATTTGACCTAATTTAACTGGTGAAACTTAAACTGAGTTCATGAGTTCATCTTTAAAGCTTTTACTAAAAGATTTTCAGCTGTTTCAAATGGGACTTATTAGTGTGTGTATAAAAAGATCACATCAGGTGGATGGATGAGAGATTTGATTCCTTGTTTGCTtaataaactgtaaaataatgaCTTGGAAAAGCAGGTTAGAGTCTAACCATGGTGCTATTATTAGGCTTGCTTGTTAAACACAGGTCTAAGCCTAATATgtcaataaaacaaatacttattgtttcatttctaaaaaaaaaaataaaatatacttttacaaataaaatattgacttctaaaatagttttttatcGGAATACGAATAAACAGATGCTTGaagtaattcacagaaaaaaactctgtaaaaataagatttctgaaATGCTATGATACACTACAGATTTATGGAACATTGTCTAGGTAGAGTGTTAAGACTTACACAATACCTCCTCTTGTtactacacagagaaagaaatggccaTACTTCACACACTGTTGAAAATGACTAACAGGATAATTAGGACTTTTGAATTTCTGGAGTAActgggcatttttaaaatatagatctaATTCCcttttattatgtgaatttgaatagtttaacaaaaggtttgtttttgtagagattttaaaTGGGGAGAGAATgctagaaataacaaatgttatctAATTCTTATGGccttaaagataaaaatctttgttgaagttttgaaaaaatgctaaattacGTAGTCTtaggcattaaaatatttgtggaagaatatagatgtatatagtatataactTGCATTAATATTCTCAATTAGGAATTCTAGGCTGCATTTTAACTGAGTCACAGTGCATGGGAACTCAGAACCGAACTTTTATAGGTTATCAAAATTTTTGACACCACTGCTCAAGTTTGtcctaatatatatagaaattttgtGAAGCATATTAAGTTACAGTTTGCACAATTTCATCTCATTTGTataccagtgattttttttcttctaaacatttttttaaagacagtataTACCTACATTTCGGTTTATTTTGTAGGCAGTAAAAACTGTCTGAAGTCatttccatttgttaaaaagtaataatttcttgaTAACCATAGAGTAAGGTTCTCCTTAAACCCAGCAGTTACTTGAACTTATATTTCATAACTTGTACTAATATTGATCAGCATGAATTCTCCATTGAGAAATTGAATAGCATACAACTAGTAGTTGTAaattctatcaaaataaaaattattcccttctaaatatatatttacattatttcttgaaGAATAGTCCTAACTAGattaagatttgtgttttagtgCAATAGTTAGAAGTGCCTGTTTGGAATGACGGTGGGCAacttaggaaaaacaaagttgttaTGCACAGAAATGTCAATTACAGGGGGGTCCACCACCACCCTCAGCTACCTGGGTTACAATAATGCTTTATTCAAAAGTTTCCAATTTCACTGTCTTGTTTCATAACTTTTTTAGCACAGAGATGTTTAGTTTTGAGATAGTCTGCTTTATCAGTCTTTTTCAATGATATTGTTAAATTTTTGTGTGCATTCTAAAAAGAGCTTTCATTCTCCATGCAAATGAATGTACTCTCTTATTGTCGGCTAGTAATCCtaagtagagtttttttttttttacatattctttttgaTCATCTGAAATATTTGAGTCAATAATATTAATCCTATTGGATATTTTCTGAATGGATACCCTAGTCTCTGGACATTATTTATGTAATACCCCACCtttaattaaacatttcaaaGGCATCTTTTTTCAGGCACttctatttatttcaaatgcatcCTTTCTCACACATCCTGTGGATGTATAGATAAGAAATACATAGagatattatataaaacataaaggtatctatttaaataaatagataccTGTTTAGACAATGCTGTTTTCCcaataataaataatcacttttttatctcttaaagtaatttattataaaaacaaattttacatcttaattatatttgcattatttcaacagtgtaatacatatacacataaaattatggatttaatttaatattatttggtTAGAAATTGTGTATCTATTTAACTTCAAGTTGTCTTTTGTTGACTTTGACCAGTTTCTATTTTAGGTAACAATACATGACAAAAGCACATTTGaagctttctatatttttgtcttttgcatcAGCTTCTAAAACctataaatgatttcattttaaatgtaaggGGAAATAGAATACACTCCACTAAGGACATCCCATTAGTATGCCACACTTTaaagtcaggaaaacaaaactttcctCTGTGTGATCATATTACCAATGATATATAGTTATTTGcactcattttaatttgttttcaattttagggtttgccttttagtttacatttttaagatgcacaacattcaaatgtttatatcttCCACATAAAGCattatcaatattcatttttctccacatttgttGTACTACACCATGTGCCATCACCATCCCACAGGCACTCAGAgatctctcttcttcattttcacagCTACCTCAGTGTTCTAATTAAAGTGTGCCTTAGGATTATTAAACCTCTGTCCTATTAATGGACATCAGCACAACTTTTCATATTTTGCCATAACAAATCCACTTgggataaacttgaaaatagttgttttatatttgtcatgCTCTAATTTCAtagtagattcctagaagtgggagtCCAGAATCCCAGGTTAATGCCcaggcattttatacattttctctacATTGATTATATGATTTTGGCCTcccagcagaaatgaaaaaaagaagaagaaagaagaagcagAAGGAGAAGGAGTAGGAGAATGCAAATACCTAGAACTACTACTACAAAATGATATAGTAACTTAAGAAAACAGTTTTGCAgtatcttataaagttaaacttacCAGCTGACCAAAATATCTGAGTCCTAAGTATTGACTGAAGCAAACTGAAAACTAAAGTTTATACAAAAACCTTTTTTGTGGATGTTtctattcactttatttataattacaaaaaaaactGGCATTAAACCAGATGCTTTTcaacagggaaataaatgaagaaactgtggtgcatccataCAATAGAGTCCTAGttgccaacaaaaatgaacaaactaccagTCCAcaccacaacatgaatgaatcttaagtGCATCTGTCTAAGTGAAGGAAGTCAGATCCAAAAGGCCAAATACTATCTAATTCTATTGATATGgcattgtaaaataaataaataaataaataaaaccagcaaaaatacaaggatgaaaaataatcagAGTTGCCAAATAATGGGCCGAGAGAAGCAGCTTTTtacaaagaacagcaaaaaagaatttttggggTGAGGCAACAGTTCTTTATGGTACTGCGGAGAAGAATATGTGAGTCTATACAGTTTTCAAATCCCATTAAACTGTACACTACTAAGAGTACATCAtatctttgtaaatttaaaaaacccagaatattGGGGAATTCTGATGCAAACCATAAGAGAAATGAGTCTTACTGTTCTACAAATGTATGACCTAACCCCATTGAAAAGGGTGGGAATGAAAGGTCCTGACacaagtaactttggaaaacagtgttttgatTGAATAATTTAAGATTCAAGAACTACACATGAACactgtttatgtatgtatgtatgcatttatttatttattagagagagggtctcactttattgcccaggctagaatgcagtggtgtgatcgtacctcactgcagccctaaactcctggactcaagcaatcttcctgtctcagcctcccaagtgccttggactacaggtgtgtgtagccatacccagctatttttaaaattgtttttagagacaggttatCACTATtttgtctaggctggtcttgacctcctggcctcaaggtatCCTTCTGCAGCATCCTATTTTTCTGGAATTAAAGGCATGAACCTCTATACCCAGATAACACTTTTTTTCACTTGGTAAATTTGTTTCTACAAGTCTATGTATTAGTAGTTCTATAACTACTTTACATGTTAGCATATATACTGCAGATAATTACTTCTCATTTCTCAGTCTAGTgggaaaaagttataaatcaatgaaGGAGTAATGCTAGAATAAATTCTGTGGTACTAGACTGGAGTAAGGAATATCAGAATGAACCTGTATCTattgtaatatattcattgaGATAGATGgttacagtgagagagagagagagagagagacagggagagagaggtaGGTAGGTAAATAGATGATAGGTACATGGATAGGTAGATAGAGAGATAGGTAGAATGTAGGCATACATCAGTTTATATTTATACGTATATTTTCAAACTCTGCTGAGAAGGCTCAGAAGTTTTGACACCCCAGAACCAATGAAAACATCTCATTCTCAGGTCTTGGTTTTGAAATACCATTTTTCAGGtctgacacagtggctcacatatgtaatcccagcaattttgtaggccaaggtgggaggatcacctgaggccaggagtttgagaccaggcttagCAACTaggaagaccctatctctacatgaataaagaaaaaacaaattagacaTGTGTGATGAAATATGCCTATAAtgccaactacttgggagactgaggcaagatttcttgagcccaggtgtctgaggttgcagtgagctgtaatgatgccactgcactagaGCCTGGGTAACAACATGAGACTGTATctgaataattaataaataagtaaaataatatgattcttcaataaaatgaaccagggcttcttataaaaatagataattctagAGCTGGAGATGAAACATATAACTTCAACCTAGAGTAGTTTGTAAAGCCAGAAAGCCAAAAGatgcttaaaaagataaaagtcacaGACCTGTCACAGGAGGTAAAAGAAATTGTACTGTAGCaagaattttgtgtattttatttactaaagttttatagtattaaatctaagtatattgtgatatgttaaagatgaatattttaatccctACATCAATCACTAAAAAAATTCAGAGGCATCGCTTACATGCtaataaagaaatcacatttaacataaaaaaagtatttgtaaaagaataTGGACATTTTAGTAATAATAGCACAAATCAGGAAACAATCGAAATGCCCGTCAATAGGAAAACGGAGGAACAAATTGTAGAGCATTCATACAACAGAGTAGTACTCAGCAATAGGAAGGAATAAACTATGGTAGCACAGACCCAGAGGAATCTCATAAACCTGCCATATGAGATGAACTGGACATAAGAAACAGATAGTATGACTTCAGTTAAAATGAACCTAAAGTGAAAAACTCAGCACAGAATCAGCCTCTGGGATAAGAGAATATTTCCTAGGAAGGAACACAAGGGATTTTtctaggatgataaaaatattatattcttaaaatgggtgaaagatTATATGGCTGTGTTTGCCAAAAACATATACTTAATATTTGTGCCTTTGAATGTATGTATGTCTTACCTcacaagtaagaaaaaaaaattgaagggggTGGAAAAAGCATGGAAgtatagaagaaagaacaaatggcaCAGGATTAGTAGTTATTGAAGCTGGGTGACTGGTCAATTATTCAGTTTTGTTTATTCTGTATATGTGTAAATGTTCTGTAAtaaaacacttctttgaaaacacaaaattgaCTTGAAATATTAGCTATTAAGATCTTGGTTACCTTtggtaggtgggagggagaaagtgatTTTTAGGGTACTTGAATGAGACTGGTTCTATTTCTTGGTTACAGGAGTCTGTTTGTTTTGTATTAATTTATCAAGCCTTAAATGGATgctttgtgtatttatttctgttttgcataaataaaagatgtaaatattatatatttgtaccAAAATCCTAACTCGTATCTCAGAATACCACCAGCATTTTGGTCTATGTTTTAAAGTGGAATATGTTCACTCAGGGCATCATcagatagtttttattattccaaaGTATCTATTAATGCCCTAATGCTTGATGACTCTCTAGGTCTTTCCATTTCGGCCTCAATTTGGCAAGTAGCATAGTATTAATGTTTTGGCCATATAGTTTCAGCACAGCCCTCCCCCCACAATGATGCTCACTGAAGCGGAGGCACATAGCACAGTGCCCTGAACCTGGTGTGCAGTCAGTACACATGGAATTAAGTTGAGTGAGAGATAAAAGCAGGAGCAGAGGTCTGTTCTGCAAAATGTAGTAAATAGGTAATGCAGGTAAGCATGGAAGGCCACAACTCATCTGCaaccatttttacattcatttgagaaaacatttgcaatttgCTCATCGAAAGATGTTGGTTGAAATCAGTATATGTTTTGGCTTGACCACACACAGTGATCACCTGGAGAGGTTGAAAGGACACCACTGCCTGGGTCCCACTCAAGGAATTCTGATTCATTTGGTCTGTTTCAACTGCATTTGAGAGAGGTTAAAAGGTCTCCccacccaggtgattctaacgtgCAGCCAGGAGTGACAAGTGCTGGTTTAGAGCAAAGGATGCATTAGCTGTGCTTGATTGCCTTGTGGACTGTGTGGATTTTCCCCACGGCCAGTCCTGAGTTTTGGGTCCTGACAGATTTGCCCTCTTAAAAATCAAAGGACAACTTCAAAATGTGCTCAGCTGTTTGGCTCTATTACAGCAGGAGGAAATAACTTCTCAGCAGATCTATCTTTATAGCATTTGATTTCAGAGCAACAGGTTATTTCAGGCACAGCAGTTTGGTCTAGTCTTTGATGAAAACCATGAATAGCCTACAAATaccagaaacagatgaaaaaatttgcACACATATCAAGTGAATTATATGTGTTTTCACATTTCTCCTAAGATGAGAAATGAGTACTATGTTGTTGGACCTTCATTTTCTAAACTCATTGCTCAgccatttccccaaattattccaGGTCCTTCCAGCACACTTCAGTAGCATTCTATGAAGGGGATTATTCCCAGTGGTGAAGACTACTAGAAGGACAACATTCTGAAAGGAATCCTGCTTCTCTTGCAGAAGAGTCACTCTCCAGAACCTCAAAGGCCTAGGGATCTGCATGAATAATGTGGCCTATATATGTAGATGTACATGACCTTTGCAGTCAGGCAGAGTTGATCCTGAGTCCCAGCCCAGCTGCTTAGTAGTTCCTTGAATTTTAAGAGCTATATAAATCTTGTTGGCAAGAAAATGCATAATGATACTGCAGAAATGGCAGCAATCCCTGAATCCATGCCGTTTGCAATGAGCTTTGACAGCTTCCCCCATTGAAAGATGGaatctgtttctcaaactttggatCTGGGCTGACTTCATTAGCTCTGGCCAATTGAAAGCTGTCAATATGACAGCATGGCAGCTTTGGGTCTAGGTTCAAAAGGTCTTGAAtggttgagattttcttttagaacCCTACCCTCGGCATGACAACAAGCTTATGGAAGCCTGCTGAGCGCTGAGATACTGTGACAGCCAGCTTACCCTCAGGAGCCAATGAGTCAACCAGTAGCTGACCACAGGTGCTTAAAGGAGCCCAGCTAAGCCCAGAAGAAtgacccagctgagcccaggctAAATTGCTGACCAGCTCAACCAAGAGCTAAGGAGTTTTAAGGTGACTTTTTATGCAGCAATCCCTAACTAATATATACACCTGGTGCAGACAGGATGCCAGAATTCCATGACAGGTTGATTACAAGTTACCTGAAAAACAgtagattttcttttactcttatttaaagttggatttcttgttattaatagatAGTATTGAGTTATATGTTAATAGAAATGCATGTGGACATGTGTGCATGCAATTGGTGCTTAAACTGACACAGTTCCCCAcacaacaggaagaaatagacacacacagcCTGACTATTAGGGTCAAGACCAAATTGCAAAATAACAGGTTTGCTTTTAATCTATTTCCTCCAGATTTAACTGTGGAGGTCAAGATTGTAGATGTATCTGAACACCTggggttccttccttctggggtccTATCATCTCTGTTTGATCTCTGGATGGGGAATGGGTCCCCAGCAAGCAGTG
Protein-coding regions in this window:
- the LOC138382507 gene encoding induced myeloid leukemia cell differentiation protein Mcl-1, giving the protein MSPEDELDGYEPEPLGKRPAVLPLLELVGEASNGSSTDGSLPSTPPPAEEEEDELYRQSLEIISRYLREQATGAKDAKPVGRPGAASRKALETLRRVGDGVQRNHETAFQGMLRKLDIKNEDDVKSLSRVMVHVFSDGVTNWGRIVTLISFGAFVAKHLKSINQESCIEPLAESITDVLVRTKRDWLVKQRGWDGFVEFFHVEDLEGGIRNVLLAFAGVAGVGAGLAYLIR